Proteins found in one Miscanthus floridulus cultivar M001 chromosome 4, ASM1932011v1, whole genome shotgun sequence genomic segment:
- the LOC136548445 gene encoding uncharacterized protein, whose protein sequence is MWLKLLSTKDEALVYFKKVVAVAEVESGHWLKAFRTDCGGEFNSGAFVTFYSDHGMKHNTTTPYTPQQNGVVERRNQSVVEMVHCLLKAMKVPAKFWDLDSELDADSFSGALSPAASTSSIPPQGELGGSPPHTPLSSAASQPTHQTQWATPPSNASTGTNKASRRYRIVADLLDSIEEMDDVEYSGLCLVAASEPGSIEEAMTKDCWRKAMKVEMQAIEENKTWDVRMLNCNPSATPMESRLKLYKRMEDEVVRPIEYRSIIGSLRYIVNTRPDLAFSVGVVSWFMEAPSQAH, encoded by the exons ATGTGGCTCAAGCTGTTGTCAACTAAGGATGAAGCATTGGTGTACTTTAAAAAGGTTGTAGCGGTGGCTGAAGTGGAGTCAGGACATTGGCTAAAAGCTTTCAGGACTGACTGTGGGGGTGAGTTCAACTCAGGTGCGTTTGTGACATTCTACAGCGATCATGGCATGAAGCACAATACCACCACACCCTATacacctcagcagaatggtgtagTTGAACGACGGAACCAGTCTGTTGTTGAGATGGTGCATTGTTTGCTAAAAGCAATGAAGGTGCCAGCCAAGTTTTGGG ACCTTGATTCAGAATTGGATGCTGATTCATTCAGTGGTGCACTATCTCCGGCCGCATCTACTAGTTCAATTCCACCGCAGGGAGAGTTGGGTGGATCCCCACCACATACTCCGCTCTCTAGTGCAGCTTCACAGCCGACACATCAAACTCAGTGGGCAACTCCTCCTTCGAATGCTTCTACAGGAACAAATAAAGCCTCGAGGAGGTACAGGATAGTTGCAGACCTGTTAGATTCAATAGAGGAGATGGACGATGTTGAGTACAGTGGATTGTGCTTGGTTGCAGCCAGTGAACCTGGTTCTATTGAAGAAGCCATGACTAAAGATTGCTGGAGAAAAGCTATGAAGGTCGAGATGCAGGCCATAGAAGAAAATAAAACCTGGGATGTCA GAATGTTGAACTGCAATCCAAGTGCTACACCAATGGAGTCTAGGCTCAAGCTCTACAAGAGAATGGAGGATGAGGTTGTGAGACCAATAGAGTACAGAAGCATAATTGGCAGCCTGAGATATATTGTCAATACCAGACCTGATTTGGCATTTTCAGTGGGTGTTGTCAGTTGGTTCATGGAGGCACCAAGTCAGGCTCATTAG
- the LOC136551424 gene encoding cis-prenyltransferase 4, chloroplastic-like produces the protein MMLLSHSSSATTTTRGLAAAPPPARSRRARLLPPRARVDTTGVSADRPAEALLLQSGLRPESLPRHVAVVMDGNSRWARARGLTPADGHKAGGRNLERIVGLSRAWGIRALTAFVCSRENLSRPKAEVDYMMGLSEWLIGDNIDKLSRQGIRLEVIGDTSKMSGSLRSAAVQADEATRHNSQLHVMLAICYSGRWDMVQACRELAREAQANRLSPDDIDESLVAGKLATSAAGEFSCPDLVIRTSGELRLSNFLLWQSAYSEFFFTDKMWPDFGEAEYLEALRSFQGRDRRFGQSKLL, from the exons ATGATGCTGCTCTCACACTCTTCGTCTGCTACTACCACCACCCGCGGGctagcagcagcgccgccgccggctcGCTCCCGGCGGGCGCGCCTCCTGCCTCCACGCGCGCGGGTCGACACGACGGGCGTTAGCGCGGACCGCCCTGCCGAGGCGCTTCTCCTCCAGAGCGGGCTGCGCCCGGAGTCGCTGCCGCGGCACGTCGCGGTAGTGATGGACGGGAACTCGCGGTGGGCGCGCGCGCGGGGGCTGACGCCCGCGGACGGCCACAAGGCCGGGGGCCGCAACCTGGAGCGGATCGTGGGGCTCTCGCGCGCCTGGGGCATCCGCGCGCTCACCGCCTTCGTCTGCTCCCGCGAGAACTTGAGCCGCCCCAAG GCCGAGGTCGACTACATGATGGGTTTGTCCGAGTGGCTGATAGGCGATAACATCGACAAGCTCTCAAGGCAGGGGATCCGGCTAGAGGTGATCGGCGACACCTCAAAGATGTCAGGCTCTCTGCGGAGCGCGGCGGTGCAAGCCGACGAGGCGACGAGGCACAACTCGCAGCTGCACGTGATGCTGGCGATCTGCTACAGCGGGCGATGGGACATGGTCCAGGCGTGCCGGGAGCTCGCCCGGGAGGCGCAGGCGAACCGGCTCAGCCCGGACGACATCGACGAGTCGCTGGTAGCCGGCAAGCTCGCGACGAGCGCCGCCGGCGAGTTCTCGTGCCCTGACCTGGTCATCAGAACCAGCGGCGAGCTGAGGCTCAGCAACTTCCTGCTGTGGCAGTCGGCGTACTCAGAGTTCTTCTTCACCGACAAGATGTGGCCGGACTTTGGGGAGGCTGAGTACCTGGAAGCGTTGCGCTCCTTCCAGGGCAGAGATCGGCGCTTCGGTCAATCAAAACTACTCTAG